The stretch of DNA CGACTGGGCGCAGTTCCACACACCAGCGAGCTTGGCGCGAAGCATCGTCATCGAGTCGGCCGAGCTGCTCGAGCATTTTCAGTGGGACGAGGAGCATGACCGCCAGGCGGTGCTCGACGAGCTCGCGGACGTGGCCACCTACGCCTTGCTCCTCGCCGACGCTCTCGAGGCGGATCTCGACGAGGTGGTCCTGGCGAAGCTCGAGCGGACGAAGGCGAAGTACCCGGTCGAGAAGGCGCGCGGACGGAGCACGAAGTATGACCAGCTCCAAGATTAGGAAAGCGTCGTTCGATGCGTCCTGTGTCCACGACTGGATGCGCGAGGACGAGCGCTACGACAACTGGCCCGTCGTCTACGCGATCACCGGGTCCAGGCACGTGTATGTGGGCGAGTCGGTCAACGCAGCGACCAGGATGTTCCAGCACCTCAGGTCGCCGAAGGCGAGGCTGCTCGACAAGTTCCGCGTCGTGCTCGACGACACGTTCAACAAGTCGGTCTGCCTCGACCTCGAGACGTACCTGATCCGCGCACTCAACGCTGACCAGACCTTCACCGTGCTCAACAAGCAGTCGAGCGCCAGGAACAGCAACTACTACGACCGGTCCCACTACCGCGAGAAGTTCGCGGCCATCTTCGAGTCGCTCCGTGCCGAGGGGCTCTTCAGGAACGACCTGGAGGAGATCGAGAACAGCAATCTCTTCAAGCTGTCGCCGTTCGTGTCACTGACGCCGACCCAGGCCTCGGCGGTCGAGGCGATCGTCGCGATCATCCGGGAGGCAGCAGGTGGTCGGTCAGAGCCAGCGGTCGTCCAGGGAGATCCCGGAACGGGCAAGACGATCGTCGGCATCTTCCTCGCCAAGCTCCTGGCCGACCTGCGTCAGCCTCGGGACGCACACCTCGACGCAGACACCTTCGTCGAGGACGAGGTGGGAGGCGACGTAACGCTCGGCGACCTGAGCATCGGCTTCGTCGTGCCGCAGCAGTCGCTGCGCGAGACGATCCGCAGCGTGTTCAAAGCGACGCCAGCACTAAGCGACCTGCCTGTGCTCACTCCCTTCGACGTTGCCGAGTCTGACGACGACTTCGACGTGCTTATCGTCGACGAGGCCCACCGTCTTCAGCAGTTCTCCGGCAGCCTGCAGATGCTGAGCAGCCGCTACCGCGAGATCAACCGTCGCCTGTTCCCGGGCGACGAGGAGGGTATTGAGCACACCCAGCTCGACTGGATCAAGGCTCGGAGCCGTGTCCCTGTGCTGCTGCTCGACGACAAGCAGACGGTGAGGCCGATGTCGGACCTGCCGGTCGCTACGGTGACGGCGCTGATCGAGACGGCCAAGCACGACGACCGGCACGTGCGCCTCTGGACCCAGATGCGGACCCTCGCTGGAGATGCCTACATCGACTACGTCGCTGACGTGCTGCGAGGCTCAGCCGTGCAGCGGATCGAGTTCCCCGACTACGACCTCCGCCTCTACGACGACCTCCGCGAGATGCGTGAGGACATCATGGCGCGCGACGTCGACCACGGACTCTCTCGCGTGCTGGCTGGTTTCGCCTGGCCCTGGGTCAGCAAGAAGGACAAGCAGAGGCCCGACATCGAGATCGACGGCCTGCAGCTGTTCTGGAACCGCACCGACAAGGACTGGATCAACTCACGCACTGCCCTGGAGGAAGTCGGGTGCATCCACACGAGCCAGGGCTACGACCTCAACTACGCCGGGGTGATCATCGGCCACGAGCTGCGCTGGAACGTCGCCACCGATGGCCCGGAGTTCGTCAGGTCCAACTACCACGACCGCAACGGACGAGCGAACAACACGACGCTGGGCCAGACCTACACCGACGACGACCTCCTCGAGTACGTCATCAACATCTACCGGGTCCTGCTCACCCGAGGCATCCGAGGCACCTACGTCTACGTGTGCGACCCCGCTCTGCGTGAGCGACTCCGCACCTACTTCCCTCCGCCACCGCATCGCCCCTGAGCGACGGGTCTGTCGCTCCGTCACCGACCTGCAACCCGCCGACCCTGGACGACTGTCCGAGGGCTGTGGTGGGGTGGGACGGTCGGTCTCAGTGCCACGTTCACGTGGCCGCCGGCAGTTCCTAGGGGGGACAGCACGTGAACACAGGTATGTCTCGAGCCCGACGCGGGCTCGCCGTCGGGGCCGCCGCCCTGACGCTCGGCGTCGTCGCGACCACGCTCACCAGCGCCGGCGCGGCGACCACCGACAAGTCCACGCCCGTACCGGTCGCGACGCCCGAGGGGCAGGTGAGCGCCTACGTCGTCAACGCCAAGAAGGCGAACGCCAAGGGCACCGCCGACGCGCGCAAGGTCGTGCAGAAGGCCGGCGGCACCGTCGTCCAGGCGTGGCCGCAGATCGGCGTCGTGATCGCGCAGTCGACGCACGCCGACTTCCGCGCCGACGTCTACCGCCTCGGCCGCACCAGCGTCACCTCCGTCGGCACCACCCGCACCGTCGCCGTCAGCGAGCGCGCCGAGCAGGCGTCGACCCTGCGCCAGTCCGCGCGGAGCCGCTCCACCGAGCGCGCCGAGCTGAAGGGCGAGTTCGCGAACACGCCCCAGAAGTACGTCAAGCCCGACCCGCGCGAGGGCGAGCAGTGGGACATGGCGCACATCAAGGCCGACCACGCCCACGAGATCACCGACGGCTCCCGCAAGGTGCTCGTCGGCGTCCTCGACAGCGGCATCGACGCCGACCACCCCGACCTCGCGCCGAACATCGACGTCAGCAACTCCGTCAACTGCACCGACGGCGGCACCGTCGACCGCTCCCCCACCGGCTGGCAGCCGACCACCAGCGACCACGGCACCCACGTGGCCGGCACCATCGGCGCCGCCCGCAACGGCATCGGCATCACCGGCGTCGCACCGAACGTGCGCATGGCGTCGGTCAAGGTCGTCAACGACGACGGCTTCATCTACCC from Aeromicrobium erythreum encodes:
- a CDS encoding S8 family serine peptidase, giving the protein MSRARRGLAVGAAALTLGVVATTLTSAGAATTDKSTPVPVATPEGQVSAYVVNAKKANAKGTADARKVVQKAGGTVVQAWPQIGVVIAQSTHADFRADVYRLGRTSVTSVGTTRTVAVSERAEQASTLRQSARSRSTERAELKGEFANTPQKYVKPDPREGEQWDMAHIKADHAHEITDGSRKVLVGVLDSGIDADHPDLAPNIDVSNSVNCTDGGTVDRSPTGWQPTTSDHGTHVAGTIGAARNGIGITGVAPNVRMASVKVVNDDGFIYPEYAICGFMWSGLRGMDVTNNSYYIDPFEFWCQDQANQAAVVEAVGRAVTWSTKKGTVHVAAAGNAAYDLANKTTSASSPNDSTPIERTINNGCLDIPTELPEVVTVSSYAQIGTSNETQLSSFSNRGKNVIDVAAPGSRILSTIVKDNGYGLKSGTSMASPHVAGVAALMKSKHPGWRPARVIQQLKAQADERPCAPQQTSSSPGALCTGSPSNNSYAGHGMIDALDAVRR
- a CDS encoding MazG-like family protein, translated to MSSDEVLRSLREFVAERDWAQFHTPASLARSIVIESAELLEHFQWDEEHDRQAVLDELADVATYALLLADALEADLDEVVLAKLERTKAKYPVEKARGRSTKYDQLQD
- a CDS encoding DUF2075 domain-containing protein: MTSSKIRKASFDASCVHDWMREDERYDNWPVVYAITGSRHVYVGESVNAATRMFQHLRSPKARLLDKFRVVLDDTFNKSVCLDLETYLIRALNADQTFTVLNKQSSARNSNYYDRSHYREKFAAIFESLRAEGLFRNDLEEIENSNLFKLSPFVSLTPTQASAVEAIVAIIREAAGGRSEPAVVQGDPGTGKTIVGIFLAKLLADLRQPRDAHLDADTFVEDEVGGDVTLGDLSIGFVVPQQSLRETIRSVFKATPALSDLPVLTPFDVAESDDDFDVLIVDEAHRLQQFSGSLQMLSSRYREINRRLFPGDEEGIEHTQLDWIKARSRVPVLLLDDKQTVRPMSDLPVATVTALIETAKHDDRHVRLWTQMRTLAGDAYIDYVADVLRGSAVQRIEFPDYDLRLYDDLREMREDIMARDVDHGLSRVLAGFAWPWVSKKDKQRPDIEIDGLQLFWNRTDKDWINSRTALEEVGCIHTSQGYDLNYAGVIIGHELRWNVATDGPEFVRSNYHDRNGRANNTTLGQTYTDDDLLEYVINIYRVLLTRGIRGTYVYVCDPALRERLRTYFPPPPHRP